TAAACCTTTTTTGAGGGCATATGATTTAATACAAAAAGAGGATATTTTCGATTCAATTAATGAACTTCCATTTGTAATAGTTGGAAGTGGCCTTGCAGCAATTGAAGTATCATATGCTTTGAGAAAAAGATGGAGAGGTAGATCTTTAAAATTATTATGTGATTCAAGAAAAATTAATAATAAAATTCTAAAGAGTTTACGGAATTCTAATATTGATTTAGTTCAAAATCTTAATTTTGATTATGGAAAGATTCTTTTATGTACTGGAAATACATCTCCTTTATGGATACAAAAAAAATTATTAGAATCGGATTCTCATGGCAGAATAATCACAAATCAGAATTTGCAGTTGAAAAGTTTTTCCGAGAACTTTGCTGCAGGTGATTGCGCTGTTGTAGATTCAGCAAAAAGACCACCATCGGGAGTCTTTGCAGTTAAGGCTGTAAATACATTAGTCAAAAATTTAAAAAAGGATATAGAAGGAGAATCATTAAAAAAGTGGTTTCCTCAAAAGATCGGATTACAAATAGTTAACATATTTCCAAGCCATCATCAAAAGGCTTTTGCTATTTATCGCAATTTTGTTTTTGGCCCTTCTTTTATTTTTTGGATTTTAAAGCATAAAATTGATCTGAACTTTATTAAGAAGTTCAGATCAAAAAGGCTAATTATGAAAGTTAGTGGAAAAAATATTTCATTAAATGATTGCAGGGGTTGTGCAGCTAAAATTCCTCAGATTGTTTTGAATAAATCATTAATAAATTCTAATTTAGATTCTTTTGCTTCATCCCCTGAAGATTCAGTTGAGATTTATCAAAATGGTAAAGATATTATCTTGCAAAGTTTAGATGGATTTCCTGCTTTAGTAAGTGATCCTTGGCTGAATGCAAAAATTACTACTTTGCATGCTTGCTCAGATTTGTGGGCATGCGGAGCAAAACTTTCATCCGCGCAGGCTTTAATATCATTACCAAAAGTTGAAAGGGAATTTCAGAGTTACCTCTTTTCTCAATCCCTTCAAGGTATTAAATCAACAGTTGAGGATAATGGAGGTGAATTACTTGGAGGCCATACTTTCGAGGCAAGAAGTTTAGTAAATAAACCTTATTCTTTAGGAATAGATATTTCTTTAACTGTCCAAGGCATTTTGAAAAATGGAGCAAAACCATGGCTTAAATCTGGAATGAATGATGGAGATATTCTTATGATGTCTAGACCTCTTGGCGTTGGGATTTGCCTTGCAGGTCAAATGCAAAATATTAATATGCTAGGTAGCTCTTCTGAAATAATTAAAAACTTATTAAAGAGTCAACAATATTTGATTGATGAAATTTATCTTTTTCAAGATCAATTTAAAGAATCATTAGTCAATGCTGCGACTGACATTACTGGATATGGATTTATTGGACATCTTAAAGAAATGGTTGAATCATCTAATTTATATAGGGAAAGAAATAATCTTGAGCCATTAAAAGTTTTATTAGATTTATTTGCATTTAAAGCTTATCCTGGAGTATTTGATCTAATAAGAAAAGATGTTAAAAGTACTTTCTTTGAATCTAATAAAGAAATTTTTGACAAAATTTATAAAGGAAATCAGCAAAAAAGAATAATTAATTTTTTAAATGAAAATTTATTTGATAAAGAGACTTTTAACGAGAGAATATCATTACTATTAGATCCTCAAACATGCGGCCCCTTGCTGATTAGTTGTAATCGTAAATATGAGAATTATCTTAAAGATAAATGGTACAAGGTAGGAGAAGTTGTAAAAATGTAATCAATTTCAATTTAATTTGTCAATTTCCAGATATCTTAATCTTTTGATTTCCTTTCCCATTTCCTTCCCTGGATCCCATCCTTCTTTTTTTAATGTTTCTCCATCTTTTTTTGATTTTATGAATTTGTAAATAAATAACCACTTAAACAATTTACGCCAGTATGGACCTCCATCACAAATTAATAATTTGACAGTCTCATCATTAAGGTTTTTGTCCTCAATAAATTCTGTCCAACTTGATGGCGAAAAATGATTGAATTTTTTTGGGTTGGTTTTTAATATCTTTTTTATATTTGAATAATCTTCTAATATTTTTATCTCACTATTATTTATCAAAAATCTTTGAAATGCTGTTTCTAAATCTTTTGAATCTTTTAACAAGTAAAGCATATAATTTCCATTCAACTTTTGAATCCAATGTAGTCCTCTTAAAAACCTTTTATCGACTTTAATATTTTCATTTAAGATTGAGATAATTTCCCATTTATGAATTATCGAAATTACATTATTCAAATTATCATGTTTGCATATTTCAGCTAGTTCCATCCTTATTCTTATGCCGAGTGCAGGAGGGTAAATCATTTTCTGATGAGTTTCTGAACTTTTCCATGGCCATTGTCTAACTGTTTCTTGAGATTGTGTGAGAGAATTTTTTGAAATATTGAAATCTAACCTTGAAGCATATTTTGCACATCTAATTAATCTACTTGGATCATCTGAAATGCTTTTACTGTGAAGTAGGTTCAATTTTTTGCTTTTTATATCTGAAATTCCTCCATAAAGATCATAGATTTTCCTTTGCGAGACCTCGAATGCTATTGAATTTATCGTGAAATCTCTTCTTTTAAGATCATCCTCAATAGTACTATTAGTTACTTTAGGATTTAAGCCTGGTGAAGAATAAATCTCTTTTCTTGCAGAGGCAATATCAATTTTATAGTCATTAATATTTATTTCTACTGTGTTGTATAAATTAAATTCCTTGATTAAACATAAATCTACATTTATAACATTTCTTTTTATAAATTTTGCCAGAGAGATAGAGGAACCTTCAATAACAAGATCTATATCTACAGGTTTAGAAAAAGATTTTTTATGGAATTTACTTATTAATAAATCTCTTAAATAACCGCCAACAAAAGCCACTTTAATATTGTTATTAGATTCTATGTATTTAGTAATTAGGTTATATAAATTAAATGGAGTTTTGATTAATTCTGTGTGGATATAATCAGAGATATCGTTCATTAGTTTTAACTTACATAACGAATTGGAGCTAATCTGGGATCTAAAATTTTACTTCCTTTATTACCAAATTTTACTGCTAAAGATATTTTTTCCCCACTCCCAAAAATATGTATGATTTCACCTCTCCCAAATTTTGAGTGAATTAGCTTATCTCCAACTATCCAGCTTTTCCCTTTACTGGGTCCTGAATATAATTTCCTTACTGCATTTATTGGGTTGTTAACGAATTCATGTGGATTGTTTCGATCAACTCTTGTTAAACGATCAAGATGCCAATCTCTTCTAATTGAAGCACCACCAGTTTGTGGTAATTCGCCATCCATTAAATCTTCAGGTATTTCTGAAAGAAATGTTGAAGGAATTGTTGCTTCACGCATTCCACCCCATAATCTTCTTTCTCTGGCATGACTCAAGAAAACTCTTTCTTTAGCTCTAGTAATACCTACGTAGCATAATCTTCTTTCCTCTTCAAGAAGGGAGGGAGTATCTATTGATCTATGGCTTGGGAAGAGACCTTGTTCTAGTCCAGTGATAAAAACATTTTGAAATTCTAAACCCTTACTATTGTGCAGAGTCATAAGAGTTACGGAGTTGGGATTATTCTTCTTCGTATCATTATCAGTTGTTAAGGCTGCTGTAGAAAGAAATCCTTCTACATCTCCACTTTCTGTTTCTTCTTCATATTGAGTAGCTGCATTTATTAGTTCTTGTAAGTTATTTCTTCTATCTTCAGATTCTTCAGTCCCACTAGCTAGCAAGTCACTTAAATAACCACTTTTTTCTAAGATTAGTTGTAGTAGTTGAGCAGGGCCTGAATTTTCTAGATAACAAATTAGATCATTCATAACTTCAGTAAATTTATTAATTCCTTTTGATGATCTGCCTATTGTTTCTTCAAGACTATGCTTATCATTAAGAACCTCCCATAATGGAATATTTAACCTGTTAGATAGTTCATTAAGTTTTTGAATAGTAGTCTTACCAATGCCTCTTCTAGGAACATTTATGATACGCAAAAGACTAACGTTATCTGCAGAATTAACAAGAACTTTCAAATATGCTATTGCATCTTTAATTTCTCTTCTATCGTAAAAACGCAATCCTCCGAAAATTGTATATGGAATGCGCCATCTTACAAGAGATTCCTCTAATACCCTTGATTGAGCTCTTGTTCGATATAAGATTGCAAAATTTTTCCAAATTGGGTTTTGATTATAATTATTGAGCGATTTTATTTTATTGGTAATTGCTTCTGCTTCAGAAATTTCATCATCACAGCTGAGTAACTTTAAAAGCTCCCCTTTTTCTTTAGTAGCCCTTAAAACTTTCTCAATTCTTTCAGAGTTATTTTCAATTAGTGAGTTTGCAGCATCAAGGATATTAGAAGATGACCTATAATTATCTTCTAATTTAATTAAAGATGATTTTGTATCATCATTAAGTGAGGTTTTAAAATCTTCTTGAAAACCGATTAGAATTCTAAAATCAGCGGCTCTGAAACTATAAATACTTTGATCAGCATCCCCAACTACAAAAATTGAACGATCTTCCCAATTAAAGAATTTTTTTGGTTCAGTATTCCCAGCAGTAATTAATTTTATAAGTTCATATTGTGTTCTATTTGTATCTTGATATTCGTCAACTAGAATGTGTTTAAATCTTTTGTGCCAGTAATCTCTGACTTCATCATTTTGCCTCAATAAGAAAACAGGCAAAAGTAGAAGATCATCAAAATCTAAAGAATTATTTTTTGAAAGCGAAATCCTATATCTCTTGTAGGCTTCTGCGACTGTTTTATCAAAATTATTATCTGCTGTTTCTAGAAGATCATTCGAAGTAAGGCATTGATTCTTAGCATTACTTATTAATCTTTTAATCTTTTTGGGATCAAATCTTTTGGGATCAAGATTCATATCTTGAGTGATAATTTCTTTTACTAATGTTTGAGAATCTGTTTCATCGTAAATTGAAAATTGTCTAGTCCATTTTAATCCTTCTGGGTCATTATATTTTTCAATATCGTATCTAAGAAGTCTTGAAAATAAAGAATGAAAAGTACCTATCCAAAGGTTTTGAAGTCTGTCTTGATGAACGTTTGTTCTTAGCTGATTTTGCTCAACTTCTTTTAGAGTTGACCATGGTTGCCCAAATTGATTAAAAGCTAATTCTTGTGCTAGAAGAACTTCTAACCTTGCTTTCATTTCTTTAGCAGCTTTGTTAGTAAAAGTTACCGCAAGAATGTTATAAGGATCTATAGAATTGTTTTCAATAAGATTTGCAATTCTGTGGGTTAGAGCTTTTGTCTTTCCGCTGCCTGCACCTGCTACAACTAAAAGTGGTCCATAAACATGCTTTACTGCTTGAAGTTGTTCATTGTTTAGAGAATTAAAAAGGAAATTGTTAGTTTGAGACACTTTTGTAAGATTTTTTCAAGAGTCAGACTTTACTTTGAGGTTCAGATTCTGTTTCTAGCTGTTCTAAAGCTTTTTTTAAATTAATAAGTTCATTATTGTTATTAATTATTTCTTCAAATTTGTTTTGAGGCATTCTTAATTTCATACTTCTTTCAAAAATCTCTTTTTCTAATCTTTTTTTGTAAGAAGAAATAATTTTTTTTGATAACTTTAAATCTTGCTGATCCAAAATCTTATTAAAAAGTAATCTCATCTTAGCGGAAAAAATTTTTTTATTTAAATTATTTCAACTATCACTTTGGAATGAAGTTATTAATTAAGAAGCGTTGCGTTAATTTTATAATTGTATTGTTTTTACTGTCTTTGTACTAATCTTAAAATCTAACTTTAAATTTTACTTCTGGAATGTCAGTTTCAAAAAATAATCAACTATTGTCAGCCGATAAGAAATTAAATGATTTAAGCAATATAAAAAGATTCATTAATAGTGCAAACGCAAGATTAGATGCAATAACCTCAATAACCAATAATTCACATGCAATCGCAGCAGACGCTGTAACATCAATGATTTGCGAAAATCAAGATTCACTTAATTCAAAAGTATCTTTAAATACAACTAACAAGATGTCCGTTTGTTTAAGAGATGGAGAAATAATCCTAAGGATTGTCGCTTATCTTTTAATTTCTAATGACGAATCAGTTTTAGAAAAAAGTTGTTTGAAGGATCTTAAAAATACTTATCTTGCTCTTGGGGTACCTTTAAGAAATGCAAGAAGGGTTTTTGAATTAATGCGAGATGCAACAATCTCTGATTTGAATTCAACAGTTAATAATATGCGTGGAAACAAAGGTTTTCTTCCCAAATTAATATCTGAAACAGAGTTTCAATTTGAAAGGATAATTAATCTTTTAAACTAGCTAAATTCCTTATCTCTGAAGTATGGGACGTCTGTATTACTGAGTTATTTTCTAGGTTTCTTACTATAGAAAATCTGGATCTTATATGAGTGGATAAAAAGGAAATTCTTTCTTCGGAAACAGTTGATTTATAAATCGTTTTTATGTTTAAGTTATTTTGTTCATCAACAAAATAATTGGATGATGAAATAAAGGATTCTGTATAACCTTTATTTCTTAAAACAATTCCTGAATTATCATCCTTGGGCAAAAATATCAAAATAGTTTCATCTCCCTCATTCATATCATTTTCTTCCCAATCACTAATAGCTTGCCATTTTATAGAAATGGCTATGCTCTCTACGTTTAAACTTAACTTGTAATTTTTAAAAATTTCAATAACTTTTTTATTTTTTGAATTGATATGTTTTATATATATTTTACTAGTTGAGTTTTCAAATTCTTGAAAAGCTAAAGTATGAGAACTTCTTATGGATTTCCACTCTCCTATACTTTCATCAATGAATTGATTAATTGTTGTTAGATTCTTCGTCAAGTTTATCTTCTACGGAATGATTTTCTGCTTTTTGAATCATTCTTACCATTGAATCCACCATTAATCTCTTTGCAGAAGTTACTTTTAATCCAGAAGGCGTGGTTGATATTTGTTCTCCAGGGCGATCATGTGAAGTTGGTCTAAATGGAGTCATCTAAGAGCTTTAAAAAATTAATCGATTCTTATTCTTGCATGAATTCTTATTCATATAGTTTTTGTTTGCAAAAATGTCATATCTTTATTTTTTGATTTCAGAATTTTTAACTGTTTTGTTATTTAGGTATTTTATTTTTTGCTAATCCTGAAATAGTAGCTAATGCAAACATTCCCAAAAGAGCTACTCCTAGAAATAATCCTGCTCCCTGACTAACACCAGCTCCTACAGCTACTAATATTGAATCACTTATTAGAAGACTTATTAATAATGCTGGAGTAAATATTTTCCAGCGGGTTCCTCCAATACCAATTGCATAGCTTAGAAAATCAAAAAGACCAGTCATAAGTAAACCTGTCATTAGAAAGAAATTTTCTTCGAGTTGGTTTTGATTAAAACTTTCAATTTTTTTCATCGCTTTGGGGCCTACCAAATTCCTTACAGGGACTCGCCCATAATTTCTTGCGATAAAGAAAGCAGCTTGGCAAAAAACGATATCAGAAAAGATTATTGTCATGTAACCTTTTTGAAATCCTAGTAATGAGCCTGCTAGTAGAGAATAAGCTGAACTTGGAAGAGCTGGTAAAATAATACTTACTCCTCTAAGTATGAAAATTCCAAAAGGAGCCCAAATCCCCATACTTTCTATTTTGTTCCTAAGGGGTTCAATCCCATAATTTTGGATTAAATAAATCAATACAACAAATATTGCTATAAAAAAAACTACTGAAAGAAATTTCTGTATTTTATTCATTATTTTTTAGTAAATTTATTGAAAGTAAATTCTCAATTTAATATTCGATTGTATCTATAATAGAAATACTAATCAATAAAAATTTTTACAAATTTTTAAACTTATATTTACTCTCGATAAAAAATTTTTGTATTTCAGACGTATTAATGGTTAATTCCAATAATAAATTTAATTCTATATTTATTCGAAATAGCTTTGGTCTAGTCCTTTCCATAATTGTTTCCTTGAGTATCTCAATAAAACAATCAAATGCTTTATCTCATGAATGGGTTGGAGTTCCCAAAAGTGAATATGGAGAACAGTTATGGGATAGACAAAGTATTAAAAGAAATGAGGATGGTTCCGTGAGAATATTGAGTAAATTTATCCCCAAAACAAAAAGTGAAATTACTAAGGATATACTCTATACAATGGATATAAATTGTTTTGAAAAATCATTTAGAGACGTTGATGTCTCCATAGATGAAATAAATAGTAATTTCAATGATTTAGCAGATTGGCAAGATCCAAATGGAGATAAACTGATTTTGGGTGTTATTGGTCAAGTCTGCAGACTAGAAACTGAAAATTCTGAATTTTAAAAATAAAATTAAATAAATAAGAAAGTTTCTATATGCCTAGAAAATATAAAACCCTGTCATGGACAGGGTTTTAAAGGTGCCAGGACCCAGATTTGAACTGGGGACACGGCGATTTTCAGTCGCCTGCTCTACCAACTGAGCTATCCCGGCTCTAACCTATATACTCTAAATTACGATGTGTAGTTTGTGAAACCCTTTTCATTAAAAATTTTATATCTTCATCAAATATCCTAAAAACTATTATTTTGCATTAATCGCTAATAAGGCAGTGCCAAATGAAGTAGTTTTTTTACATGAAACTATTGGTATATTGATAATTTTTTCTCTTATTTTTCTCCACTGAGGGTTTTTTGAACCTCCACCAATAGTAATAATTTTTTTTGGAAGTGAACCTGTGAGTTTGCCTAGTTTTTCCCACCCTTTCAATTCGATCTTAGCTAGCCCCTCAAATAATGCATGTAAATAAAGTGAGTCACTGACTGGTCTTGGACCAAGTATCGGCTCTAAATTAGAATTATTAACAGGAAATCTCTCTCCTTTACTATTAAGAGGTAAAAGATCTAAAGAAGTTCTTTTCGATGGATTAATTTGTCGACTGAGTTCCTTTATTTCTAAATCAGAAAAGAACTGAGACAAGATGCCGCATCCCGCATTTGATGCTCCTCCACATATCCAATCGCCGTTTACTCTATGGGTTGTAATTCCCTGTTTTTTTATAGGTTTATCAATAAATTTTTTAACCACAATTGTTGTTCCTAAAACTGTGAGACCTTCTTCTTTTCCTAGACCTGAAGCTATTAAACTTGCATTAGAGTCAGTGGTGCCTGAGATTAATATTAATTTCTTATTCAAGTTAAATCTCTCTGCTAAATCAAAATTTACTTGTCCAACAATTTTTCCACTTTTTACTATTTGAGGTAGGCATTTTTGCCATGAGGTATTGAGATAGCTTTTTGGCCAAGATTCTTTTTTTAGATCCCATCCAAGTTTTAGATTATTACCTTCTTCTCCATGAGTCCAATCTTTTAAAAACCAACCAGTTATCCAATCAGATTGATGTCTTAAAAGTATATTTGTCCCATATTTATCTATTAGTTTTAATGCTTTAGCAAGACTACTGTAGGGAGTCCGTAGATGATCTTCTCCAGAGGCTAAGGACTCAAGAAGGTTTTCATGTTCAATACATGCTTGGTCGTAAGGGATTGCTTCACCTAGCGGCTCTCCTCTTAAATTGGATGCTGTTAAAGTTCCTGAGGTGCCGGAGATGGCCAATTTATTAAGGTTAATTTTTACTTCAAAAGGTAAATTAACCAAAAGATTCTCACAAGAATTAATCCAAGAATTTGGATTTTTAAAGCTGTATGAATAAGGTACTGAATTTGAATATACTAATTTCTGATGAAGATTAATTATTGATATTCTTGCGCCACTGGTTCCAAAATCTAACCCTCCATAAAAGTTATCAGGCATAGAATAATATTTTATAAAAAGATTTTGGAAGCCTCTGCTAATCTGGCTGCTTTTTCTTCCACATTTTCCCAAGGGAGCTCAAGATCTCTTCTGCCAAAATGTCCATAGGATGCAGTCTTTCTAAAAAATTTACCTCCCATTTTTTTTGGTAGATTTCTTAAGTTAAATTCTTTTATTATTGCTGCGGGTCTTAAATCAAAGTGCTCTTTAATTAGCTCAGTCAAATTAGCTTGTGAAATAACACCTGTATTAAAAGTTTCCACGAGAATGGAAATTGGTTTTGCTACTCCAATTGCATAACTTAATTGTACTTCTGCTTTTTTTGCTAATTTTGCCTTAACTATGCTTTTAGCTACATAACGTGCTGCATAAGCCGCGGATCTATCTACTTTTGTGGGATCTTTACCAGAAAATGCCCCTCCGCCGTGTCTTGCATATCCACCATAAGTATCTACAATGATCTTTCTACCAGTGAGCCCCGCATCTCCTTGAGGCCCGCCTACTACAAATTTTCCGGTGGGATTTACTAGAAATCTCGTTTTGCTAATGTTTGGTTTGATTTCTAAATCTTCAGTAGCAGGAATTACAACATGAGTCCATAAATCTTCTTTTATCCTTTGACGAATTTCTTCTTCATTTGTTATTCCATCAATCTCAGAATTATGTTGAGTTGAAATTAAAATCGTATTAATAGAAACTGGTAAACCGTTTTCGTAATCAATGCTTACTTGGGTTTTACCATCAGGGAGTAAATAATTAAGGACTTCTTCATGCCTCACTTTGGCAAGTTGAATGGCTAATCTATGAGCCAAGCTAATAGGTAAGGGCATTAATTCAGGCGTCTCATCGCAGGCATAGCCGAACATTATTCCTTGGTCACCAGCTCCGGTATTATCTTTCAAATCATCGTTAACATCATCTGCGTCGTTTACTCCTTGTGAAATGTCTGGTGATTGCTCGTCTAGTGCTACTAAAACAGCACAACTATTTGCGTCAAAACCACCTGCTCTATAGCCCTCATATCCAATTTCTTTAATTACATTTCTAACAAGTTTTATGTAATCGACTTTTGCTTTTGAAGTTATTTCTCCAGTAAGTAAACAAAGACCCGTATTAACAACAGTTTCGCAAGCAACTCTGCTTTCTGGATCTTCTGTCAATAAGGCATCTAAAACAGCGTCACTAATTTGATCACATATTTTGTCAGGATGACCTTCAGTTACAGATTCTGAAGTGAAAATGAAATCACTCATTAACAAATAATTTTAAAATTAGATTTAATCCTAAATTAGATTATCGTTACAAATCAATTATTGTAAATTTTAAAAAACTCATACAAAAAAATTAATTAGGTTTAAATTTCGGTGTTAGTGTACAAAACAAATAAAAAAAATTTAGACCGTTTCAGCTGAAGCTGCGGGTATTTCTTCATTATCGTCAGTCTGTTCAAATAACATTTGCTTGTATTTAGCTGCCATTTCTTCCGCTTTACTAAAAACTTTTTGGGGATCGGTTAGCATATCTCCAGGTTCTGGTTCAAGTGCTTTAGTAGATAATGAAATTCGCCCTCTTTCTGAATCAAGGTCAATTATCATAACTTTCATTTGATCATTTACATTTAAAATATTATGAGGAGTTTCAATATGTTCATGACTGATCTCAGAAATGTGTAATAGACCACTCACACCTCCAATATCTATAAAGGCTCCGTAAGGTTTGATACCCTTAACTGAACCTATAACAACTTCTCCAACCTCAAGTCTATTCATTTTTTTCTCAACCAAGGCTCTTCTATGGCTTAGTACTAATCTGTTTCTCTCTTCATCAACCTCAAGAAATTTTAAAGGTAGGTATTCACCTTCTAAATCATCTTTAATTTTTCGAGCACTAATATGAGAACCTGGTATGAAACCTCTTAAGCCTTCTACCCTTACAAGTGCCCCGCCTCTATTTGTGGCAAAAACTTCAGAATAGATAGTGGCGTCTTCTTTTTGTAATTGTCTAACTCTTTCCCATGCTCTTTGATATTCAATTCTTCTAATAGAGAGTGCTAATTGTCCATCTTCATTTTCTTCACTCATTATGAAGAATTCTCTACTTTCTGAAGGTTGTAAAACATCATTTAGTCCCTCCACTTTATTTATTGAAACCTCTTGAACGGGCATAAATGCTGCTGTTTTTGCTCCTATATCTATCATTGCCCCTTTGGGTTCTAGAGCAAAAACGGTGCCTTTTACTAAATCACCAGGCTTAAAATTATAGTCATACTTTCCTAAAAGTGAGGCAAATTCTTCTTGTGTGAATCCTGCATTATCAAAATCCGCATTTGTTCTGCTAGAGGAAGAATCTGCTGAAGGAATTTCGCTCTTTTCAAATGATAAATCTTCCTCATCTTGGAATGCTGAATCATTATCTAATCCAGACGAATTTTTAATTTCATTATCTTCAGAAAGTTCTTTAATGGTTTGGGAAGAATTTTCGTTCATTTGTTGCATCGCAGACTACCTAAGGTAGTTAGAAAGGAATGCTACTAGCCTGCAAACCAATAGCAAAAACATTTGTGATAAATATTCTACACTTTAAGATGCTGATTTTATGAAATTGATGCTAATTGGTTTTTTGAACTTCCTTTTAGGGATTCAAGAGTAGAGATAAAATCTTTAACTCCATTAAACTTTCTATACACTGAAGCATATCTTATGTATGCCACTTCGTTTTCTTTTCTAAGGCTTTTAAGAATTAACTCTCCAATTTTTGAAGATTTAATATCTTTATTAGAATCTTGAACGATTTGTGATTCAATTCCATCTACAAAATTAACGATTGCTTCACTAGTGAAGGTAGTCTTTTCGCAAGCTCGTGATATCCCAGTCAATAGTTTTTGTTTGTCAAATAATTCTCTACTTCCGTCTTTTTTAATAACTGAGACAGGCATTGTTTCTATTCTTTCATAGGTTGTAAATCTAAATGTGCAATTTAAGCATTCTCTTCTTCTTCTAACACTTTTACCACTATCAGCAGATCTTGATTCCAAAACTCTGCTATCTGTGTTTTGACAGGTTGGACACTGCATGTAGTGAAAAAAAACAAACTTAACTCTAATAGTAGATTAATATTTTAATTATGAAAAGTAAAAAACCTCTTGTTAAAGAGGTTTTTTACTTAAGTTCATTTTCTATCGAATTTAGGGGGATCTCTAAAGGCGACAGCAAAGAATAAGGTAACAACTGCGAGAGTTAAAATGAGAACGTAAGCAAAGGCTTCCATAAGATTAAGTAATAAAGTTTAATTTAAACCCTTCCTGGGATTCTTCTTGTTGTTTCGTCACCAAGTTTTTTGAATAAACCAAATTCAACTTGGTCACCAATCTCAGCATCAATACCA
This sequence is a window from Prochlorococcus marinus XMU1419. Protein-coding genes within it:
- a CDS encoding CCA tRNA nucleotidyltransferase, whose translation is MNDISDYIHTELIKTPFNLYNLITKYIESNNNIKVAFVGGYLRDLLISKFHKKSFSKPVDIDLVIEGSSISLAKFIKRNVINVDLCLIKEFNLYNTVEININDYKIDIASARKEIYSSPGLNPKVTNSTIEDDLKRRDFTINSIAFEVSQRKIYDLYGGISDIKSKKLNLLHSKSISDDPSRLIRCAKYASRLDFNISKNSLTQSQETVRQWPWKSSETHQKMIYPPALGIRIRMELAEICKHDNLNNVISIIHKWEIISILNENIKVDKRFLRGLHWIQKLNGNYMLYLLKDSKDLETAFQRFLINNSEIKILEDYSNIKKILKTNPKKFNHFSPSSWTEFIEDKNLNDETVKLLICDGGPYWRKLFKWLFIYKFIKSKKDGETLKKEGWDPGKEMGKEIKRLRYLEIDKLN
- a CDS encoding UvrD-helicase domain-containing protein, whose product is MSQTNNFLFNSLNNEQLQAVKHVYGPLLVVAGAGSGKTKALTHRIANLIENNSIDPYNILAVTFTNKAAKEMKARLEVLLAQELAFNQFGQPWSTLKEVEQNQLRTNVHQDRLQNLWIGTFHSLFSRLLRYDIEKYNDPEGLKWTRQFSIYDETDSQTLVKEIITQDMNLDPKRFDPKKIKRLISNAKNQCLTSNDLLETADNNFDKTVAEAYKRYRISLSKNNSLDFDDLLLLPVFLLRQNDEVRDYWHKRFKHILVDEYQDTNRTQYELIKLITAGNTEPKKFFNWEDRSIFVVGDADQSIYSFRAADFRILIGFQEDFKTSLNDDTKSSLIKLEDNYRSSSNILDAANSLIENNSERIEKVLRATKEKGELLKLLSCDDEISEAEAITNKIKSLNNYNQNPIWKNFAILYRTRAQSRVLEESLVRWRIPYTIFGGLRFYDRREIKDAIAYLKVLVNSADNVSLLRIINVPRRGIGKTTIQKLNELSNRLNIPLWEVLNDKHSLEETIGRSSKGINKFTEVMNDLICYLENSGPAQLLQLILEKSGYLSDLLASGTEESEDRRNNLQELINAATQYEEETESGDVEGFLSTAALTTDNDTKKNNPNSVTLMTLHNSKGLEFQNVFITGLEQGLFPSHRSIDTPSLLEEERRLCYVGITRAKERVFLSHARERRLWGGMREATIPSTFLSEIPEDLMDGELPQTGGASIRRDWHLDRLTRVDRNNPHEFVNNPINAVRKLYSGPSKGKSWIVGDKLIHSKFGRGEIIHIFGSGEKISLAVKFGNKGSKILDPRLAPIRYVS
- a CDS encoding phycobiliprotein lyase, with translation MTKNLTTINQFIDESIGEWKSIRSSHTLAFQEFENSTSKIYIKHINSKNKKVIEIFKNYKLSLNVESIAISIKWQAISDWEENDMNEGDETILIFLPKDDNSGIVLRNKGYTESFISSSNYFVDEQNNLNIKTIYKSTVSEERISFLSTHIRSRFSIVRNLENNSVIQTSHTSEIRNLASLKD
- a CDS encoding R-phycoerythrin subunit beta; the encoded protein is MSVSKNNQLLSADKKLNDLSNIKRFINSANARLDAITSITNNSHAIAADAVTSMICENQDSLNSKVSLNTTNKMSVCLRDGEIILRIVAYLLISNDESVLEKSCLKDLKNTYLALGVPLRNARRVFELMRDATISDLNSTVNNMRGNKGFLPKLISETEFQFERIINLLN
- the selD gene encoding selenide, water dikinase SelD, producing MTFNHLVLIGGGHTNVLLIKKWLMCTKLMPEIPVSIISRDSHLVYSAMFPSVLSKSISLEESLIDIKSLAKNAEVSFVEEEVKDIDFNLKEIVLSNRPSINYSKLVLNYGSQTIIPREFESLVKKQNAFTIKPFLRAYDLIQKEDIFDSINELPFVIVGSGLAAIEVSYALRKRWRGRSLKLLCDSRKINNKILKSLRNSNIDLVQNLNFDYGKILLCTGNTSPLWIQKKLLESDSHGRIITNQNLQLKSFSENFAAGDCAVVDSAKRPPSGVFAVKAVNTLVKNLKKDIEGESLKKWFPQKIGLQIVNIFPSHHQKAFAIYRNFVFGPSFIFWILKHKIDLNFIKKFRSKRLIMKVSGKNISLNDCRGCAAKIPQIVLNKSLINSNLDSFASSPEDSVEIYQNGKDIILQSLDGFPALVSDPWLNAKITTLHACSDLWACGAKLSSAQALISLPKVEREFQSYLFSQSLQGIKSTVEDNGGELLGGHTFEARSLVNKPYSLGIDISLTVQGILKNGAKPWLKSGMNDGDILMMSRPLGVGICLAGQMQNINMLGSSSEIIKNLLKSQQYLIDEIYLFQDQFKESLVNAATDITGYGFIGHLKEMVESSNLYRERNNLEPLKVLLDLFAFKAYPGVFDLIRKDVKSTFFESNKEIFDKIYKGNQQKRIINFLNENLFDKETFNERISLLLDPQTCGPLLISCNRKYENYLKDKWYKVGEVVKM
- a CDS encoding TVP38/TMEM64 family protein is translated as MNKIQKFLSVVFFIAIFVVLIYLIQNYGIEPLRNKIESMGIWAPFGIFILRGVSIILPALPSSAYSLLAGSLLGFQKGYMTIIFSDIVFCQAAFFIARNYGRVPVRNLVGPKAMKKIESFNQNQLEENFFLMTGLLMTGLFDFLSYAIGIGGTRWKIFTPALLISLLISDSILVAVGAGVSQGAGLFLGVALLGMFALATISGLAKNKIPK